The nucleotide sequence TTGCAGGGCCGGCAGCCATGGGCTACAATCCCTGCTGGGATCGGGCCAACGCCACTCAGCTTGGAGGAGACGCTGTGGGCAAGATCGTGACCCGTCTGGCCATCGTGGTGCTCGCGGTCGCCATCGTGGTAGTGGTCGCCATTGGACTCCAGCCCAAGAACGGCGGCAAGGGCGCGGACGGGGGGTTCCGCTTCGCCCTCGTGCCGAAGTCCATCGGCCACCCCTACTGGGAGGGCGTGCGCGAGGGGATGCTCGCCGCGGCGCAGCGGCTGGGCGTCGAGGCCGCCTTCCAGGGGCCGCCCGAGGCGAGCATCGAGGAGCAACTCAAAGTCATCGAGGGCCTGATCGTCCAGGGCTACGACGGCATCGCCATCTCGCCCAACGACCCCGATGCCGTGAAAGAGATCATCAAGCGAGCCATGGCCAAGGGCATCGCCGTCGTGACCTTCGACAGCGACTCCCCGGACAGCGAGCGGCTAGTCTACATCGGCACCGACAACCGCCAGGGCGGCCGCGTGGGCGCCGAGGCCATGGCCAAGCTCCTCGACGCCAGGAAGGAGGACGGCGACAAGCTTCCCGTCCAGATGATCGGCGGCAGACCCGGCGCCTGGAACCTTAAGGAACGCATGGACGGCTTCGCCGAAGGCGTGAAGGGCACGCGCATCTCGCTCCTCGACGTCCAGTACAACCAGGAGAGCCCCGACACGGCCCTTCAGGTGGCCGAGGCCGTGCTGAACGCGCAGGCCGACCTCCGCGGGTTCTTCGGCTCCAACGCCTTCGCCGGGCCGGGCGCCGCCCTGGCGGTCAAGGGCGCCGTCCAGCGCGGCAAGATCCAGAAGGGGCAGGTTCGCATCGTGGCCTTCGACACCACGGAGGACATCCTGGACTTCATCGAGGAAGGCGTGATTGACTGCACGCTGGCCCAGAACACCCGCGAGATGGGCCGCCTCGCCGTCGAGAAGCTCCTGGAGTTCGCCCGGCAGTTCCGCGCGAAGAAGGCGTTCGACCGTCCGCCCAAGGGCAAGGAGATCATTGACACCGGCGTCACCGTCGTCTGGCCGCAGGACGTAGCGAAGTTCCGCACGAAGCCGGCCGCAAAGAAGTGATGCGTGCGGTCTTTTCACGGGCTCGTCCGTGTCTGTCCGTGTTCGTCCGTGTCGGTGTGAGGCGCGGTTCGTGCCTTCGACACGGACAGACGTGGACGCACGCAGACGCACACTGACGCGGCGCGCAACGGCGACAGAACATGCCAAGGCCTCTTCTGGAAATGCGCGGCATCCACAAGAGCTTCCCCGGCGTCAGGGCGCTCGACGACGTGGCCCTGCGCGCCGGCGAGGGCGAGGTGGTGGCCCTGGTCGGCGAGAACGGCGCGGGAAAGTCCACCCTCATCAAGATCCTGTCAGGCTGCTACCGGGCGGATTCGGGCGAGGTGCACTTTGCTGGCCGCCGGCTCGGGCACTATGGCCCGCTCGACGCCCAACGCCTCGGCATCTCGGTGATCTACCAGGAGTTCAACCTCGCCCCGCCGCTGTCCGTGGCCGAGAACGTCTTTGTCGGGCGGCAGCCTCGGACGCGGCTGGGCACGGTGGCGTTCGGTCGCCTGCGGGCTGACACGCAGCGCATCCTCGATTCGCTCGACCTGCCGCTCGACGCCCGTCGGCCCGTGGCCACCCTCAGCGTGGCCGAGCAGCAGATGGTGGAGATCGCCAAGGCCATCTCGTTCCAGGCCCGGCTCATTGTGATGGACGAGCCGACCGCCGCCCTCACCGAGCACGAGACGGCGAAGCTTTTCGGCCTCGTCCGCCGCCTCAAAGCCCAGGGCGTCGCCGTCATCTACATCTCGCACCGCCTCGAGGAGGTCTTCGCCCTCGCCGACCGCGTCGCCGTGCTACGCGACGGTCGCAACGCGGGGGAGATGCCGATCGCCGAGGCCACGGCCGAACGGATCGTGCGGCTCATGGTCGGTCGCGAGTTGGGCGAGATGTTTCGCAGGGAGCCCGTCGCGCAGGGCGGCCCCGCGCTGGAAGTGCGCGGCCTCTCGCGGGCCGCCAGCCGCGTGCGAGATGTGAGCCTGGCGGTGCGGGCAGGCGAGATCGTGAGCCTGGCGGGCCTCGTGGGCGCTGGTCGCACCGAGATCGCCCGGGCCATCTTCGGCGTGGACCGCCCCGACGCAGGAGAGGTGCGGGTGGGCGGGCAACCCGTCGCCATCCGCTGCCCGCGCGACGCCATTCGCGCCGGCCTGGGCTTCGTCACCGAGAACCGCAAGGAGCAGGGCCTCTTCCTCATGCTCGCCGTGCGCGAGAACATGACCTCGGCCGGGCTCGACCGCCTCTCGCGCCTGGCCTTTGTGAACGCCCGCGCCGAACGACAACTGGTCGGCTCGATGGTCGAGCAACTGCGCATCCGCACCCCCTCGCAGGAGCAGCGCGTGGCGTTCCTCAGCGGCGGCAATCAACAGAAAGTGGTGTTGGCCCGCTGGCTCGCGCTCAAGCCGAGGGTCCTCCTCCTCGACGAGCCAACGCGCGGCATTGACGTGGGAGCCAAAGCCGAGGTCTATGCCCTCATGGGCCAGCTCGTGCGCCAAGGCGTCGGCATCCTCATGGTCTCCTCCGAGTTGCCCGAGGTGCTGGGCATGAGCGACCGGGTGCTCGTCGTGCGCGAGGGCGCCATCGCGGGCGAACTCTCCCGCGCCCAGGCAACGCAGGAGGCGATCATGCACCTGGCGACGGGGGGAAGATGATGCGTGACGGGCCAAATGACACAATCTGGTGGTCACACGAGTGACACAGTTTGGTGGTCGGGCCGAAAGGGGTATGCTGTGAGGGAAAACCCCTTTTCAGGAGAATCAAATGGCCAAAAAAGTGCACCGAGGCTCGGCGTAAAGCCATGGTGCGGGCAGTTCGGGGAGGCGCCTCGATGCGCTCGGTTGCGCTGGATTGCCACGTGGCGCTGAGCACTGTTCAGAAGTGGGTGAGCCGTGCT is from Planctomycetota bacterium and encodes:
- a CDS encoding sugar-binding protein; amino-acid sequence: MGKIVTRLAIVVLAVAIVVVVAIGLQPKNGGKGADGGFRFALVPKSIGHPYWEGVREGMLAAAQRLGVEAAFQGPPEASIEEQLKVIEGLIVQGYDGIAISPNDPDAVKEIIKRAMAKGIAVVTFDSDSPDSERLVYIGTDNRQGGRVGAEAMAKLLDARKEDGDKLPVQMIGGRPGAWNLKERMDGFAEGVKGTRISLLDVQYNQESPDTALQVAEAVLNAQADLRGFFGSNAFAGPGAALAVKGAVQRGKIQKGQVRIVAFDTTEDILDFIEEGVIDCTLAQNTREMGRLAVEKLLEFARQFRAKKAFDRPPKGKEIIDTGVTVVWPQDVAKFRTKPAAKK
- a CDS encoding sugar ABC transporter ATP-binding protein; translation: MPRPLLEMRGIHKSFPGVRALDDVALRAGEGEVVALVGENGAGKSTLIKILSGCYRADSGEVHFAGRRLGHYGPLDAQRLGISVIYQEFNLAPPLSVAENVFVGRQPRTRLGTVAFGRLRADTQRILDSLDLPLDARRPVATLSVAEQQMVEIAKAISFQARLIVMDEPTAALTEHETAKLFGLVRRLKAQGVAVIYISHRLEEVFALADRVAVLRDGRNAGEMPIAEATAERIVRLMVGRELGEMFRREPVAQGGPALEVRGLSRAASRVRDVSLAVRAGEIVSLAGLVGAGRTEIARAIFGVDRPDAGEVRVGGQPVAIRCPRDAIRAGLGFVTENRKEQGLFLMLAVRENMTSAGLDRLSRLAFVNARAERQLVGSMVEQLRIRTPSQEQRVAFLSGGNQQKVVLARWLALKPRVLLLDEPTRGIDVGAKAEVYALMGQLVRQGVGILMVSSELPEVLGMSDRVLVVREGAIAGELSRAQATQEAIMHLATGGR